In the genome of Hyphomicrobium sp. ghe19, the window CGCCTGCCTCCCCTTGCTCGCGGCGCTCGTTCCGAAGCACCATGACGTGACAATTATCGACGAGAACGTCGAAGACATCGACTTCGCTCGTCTCGGACGGGCCGACATGGTGTGCGTCACGGGCATGACCGTCCAGGGAACCCGGATGCGGGAAATTCTACAGGAGGTTCGAGCGCGCGGTGCCTTCACTGTCGTTGGCGGCCCTATGGCCACCGTGGAGCCGGAAGAACTCGAGGATCTCGCTGATGTCATGTTCATCGGCGAAGCTGACCTTACCTGGCCGCTGTTCATCAAAGAGTGGGAAGCCGGCCGCCACGCATGCCGCTACGAGCAACACGATAAGACCGACATGACGACCTTGCCGCCGCCCCGGCTCGATCTCCTCAAATCACAATACTACATGTTCGGAAGCATGCAGATCTCTCGTGGGTGCCCGTTCACCTGCGAGTTTTGCGACATCATCGTTACCTTTGGGCGAAAGCCGCGTTTGAAATCCACTCAGCAGGTGCTGGCGGAACTCGACGCTTACTATCGCGAAGGCATCAAAATCGTCTTCGTCGTGGACGACAATTTGATCGGCAATAAGAAGGCCATCAAGCCGACATTGCGCGAGATCGCTAAATGGCAGGAAGACCATGCCTATGCGCTCACCCTCTTCACCGAAGCATCATTGGACCTTGCTGAAGACGACGAGTTGATGAGCCTTATGGGGCGGGCCGGTTTTCAAAGTGTATTCATTGGCATTGAAAGTCCTGACGAGGCGTCTCTCAAAGAAACAAAGAAACTTCAGAACGTGCGTGAAAGAGCGGGCACGCTCATTGAACGTGTCAAACGCATTCAAGACAGCGGGATTGACGTCTGGTGCGGGATGATCGTCGGATTTGATAACGACAAGCCGGCGGCTTTCGATGTTCTTCCGGGATTTCTAGCCGAAGCGCGAATCGCGAACGCCCTCATCGGTTTGCTACATGCGATTCCGACTACGCCGCTCTTCGATCGCCTGAAATCCGCGGGCCGATTGAATGACGCCGCAGGCAGCGAGACTTTCGGCACCAACGTCATTCCACTCGGGATGTCGCCGGGCATGTTGCGCGACGGTTTGGTC includes:
- a CDS encoding B12-binding domain-containing radical SAM protein, encoding MADIVIVNPRFNTSFWGMEKCMGLLGKRANLPVACLPLLAALVPKHHDVTIIDENVEDIDFARLGRADMVCVTGMTVQGTRMREILQEVRARGAFTVVGGPMATVEPEELEDLADVMFIGEADLTWPLFIKEWEAGRHACRYEQHDKTDMTTLPPPRLDLLKSQYYMFGSMQISRGCPFTCEFCDIIVTFGRKPRLKSTQQVLAELDAYYREGIKIVFVVDDNLIGNKKAIKPTLREIAKWQEDHAYALTLFTEASLDLAEDDELMSLMGRAGFQSVFIGIESPDEASLKETKKLQNVRERAGTLIERVKRIQDSGIDVWCGMIVGFDNDKPAAFDVLPGFLAEARIANALIGLLHAIPTTPLFDRLKSAGRLNDAAGSETFGTNVIPLGMSPGMLRDGLVRVTENSYSADAYFQRLDALFVDGGFKFAAHRLPYWQSHRLAWAKSCFENYVMFLVLASRLVRRVEDRSLARRYRTQLFRAFRARKFEPQLLFTYAVKTAMHYHYDAIAKSLSASAGGPVPGAVRSFSRARSRDTSDRVTTVGNRALH